One segment of Cystobacter fuscus DSM 2262 DNA contains the following:
- a CDS encoding arsenate reductase family protein: MKTDVLMLSYSGCGTCKKALQWLEQHGVDARVRPIVEQPPTPAELAKWIAQSGVSVRKWLNTSGQSYRALGKEKVDAASDAQLVEWLAADGKLVKRPVLVRGSRVLVGFKPEAYEELFASP; this comes from the coding sequence ATGAAGACCGACGTCCTGATGCTGTCGTACTCCGGTTGTGGAACCTGCAAGAAGGCCCTGCAGTGGCTCGAGCAGCACGGCGTGGACGCGCGCGTGCGCCCCATTGTCGAGCAGCCGCCCACCCCCGCCGAGCTGGCGAAGTGGATTGCCCAGAGCGGCGTGTCCGTGCGCAAGTGGCTCAACACCAGCGGGCAGAGCTACCGCGCCCTCGGCAAGGAGAAGGTGGACGCCGCGAGCGACGCGCAGCTCGTCGAGTGGCTCGCGGCCGACGGCAAGCTCGTCAAGCGGCCGGTGCTCGTGCGGGGCTCGCGGGTGCTCGTGGGCTTCAAGCCCGAGGCCTACGAGGAACTCTTCGCCTCCCCGTGA
- a CDS encoding ACT domain-containing protein, whose product MSGETNLGVLLKSMKPVLREGEFVFITTRRSLLEVAPLEPLGLFHEEEGLTLILPREKAEAAGLPYTAVFRMLTLSVHSSLEAVGFLAAITNRLAARGISVNPVSAYFHDHLFVPSARAEESLALLVEFARGDASPG is encoded by the coding sequence ATGTCCGGCGAGACGAACCTGGGTGTATTGCTGAAGTCGATGAAGCCGGTGCTGCGGGAGGGTGAGTTCGTCTTCATCACCACCCGGCGGTCCCTGCTCGAGGTCGCACCCCTCGAGCCCCTCGGGCTCTTCCACGAGGAGGAAGGGCTCACCCTCATTCTCCCGCGAGAGAAGGCCGAGGCCGCCGGGCTCCCGTACACCGCCGTCTTCCGGATGCTGACCCTTTCCGTCCACTCCAGCCTCGAGGCCGTGGGCTTCCTCGCCGCCATCACGAATCGGCTGGCGGCCCGGGGCATCAGCGTGAACCCCGTCTCGGCCTACTTCCACGATCACCTCTTCGTCCCCTCCGCTCGGGCTGAGGAGTCCCTGGCGCTGCTCGTCGAGTTCGCTCGCGGCGACGCGTCCCCGGGCTGA
- a CDS encoding zinc-dependent alcohol dehydrogenase family protein yields MKAYELQSTTGIEGWVQVEKPQPQPGPGQALVRIRAVSLNYRDLMVAKGTYPGEKAPLIPVSDGAGEVVAVGAGVTRVKPGDRVAPTFFQVWTDGPSTPEKVGKALGGSVPGVLAEYVALDAEGLVVLPDWLSFEEGATLPCAAVTAWNALVPQGGLKAGQTVLAQGMGGVSIFALQFARILGARVLLTSSHDDKLERGKRLGAEGLINYKKSPNWEEQVLALTEGEGVDHVLEVGGAGTLPHSVRATKKGGHIALIGLLSGAMGKADSVDTGGKPLRIEPTYVGSRVMFEDMLRAMSREKTKPVIDRVFPFAQAREALRYMESGGHFGKIVISV; encoded by the coding sequence ATGAAGGCCTACGAACTGCAGAGCACCACCGGCATCGAAGGCTGGGTCCAGGTCGAGAAGCCCCAGCCCCAACCGGGCCCCGGACAGGCGCTCGTCCGCATCCGCGCCGTGTCGCTCAACTATCGGGATCTCATGGTCGCCAAGGGCACCTATCCGGGCGAGAAGGCGCCCCTCATCCCCGTCTCCGACGGCGCGGGGGAGGTGGTCGCCGTGGGCGCGGGCGTCACGCGCGTGAAGCCCGGGGACCGGGTCGCGCCCACCTTCTTCCAGGTCTGGACGGATGGCCCGAGCACCCCCGAGAAGGTCGGCAAGGCGCTCGGCGGGAGCGTGCCCGGCGTGCTCGCCGAGTACGTGGCCCTGGACGCCGAGGGGCTCGTCGTCCTGCCGGACTGGCTGTCCTTCGAGGAAGGCGCCACCCTGCCCTGCGCGGCCGTCACCGCCTGGAACGCGCTCGTGCCGCAGGGAGGACTGAAGGCGGGCCAGACGGTGCTCGCCCAGGGGATGGGCGGCGTGTCCATCTTCGCCCTCCAGTTCGCCCGCATCCTCGGGGCACGCGTCCTCCTCACCTCCAGCCATGATGACAAGCTGGAGCGCGGCAAGCGGCTGGGCGCGGAGGGACTCATCAACTACAAGAAATCGCCCAACTGGGAGGAGCAGGTGCTCGCGCTCACGGAGGGCGAGGGCGTGGACCACGTGCTCGAGGTGGGCGGCGCCGGGACCCTGCCCCACTCGGTGCGGGCCACGAAGAAGGGGGGCCACATCGCCCTCATCGGCCTGCTCTCCGGCGCCATGGGCAAGGCGGACAGCGTGGACACCGGCGGCAAGCCGCTGCGCATCGAGCCCACCTACGTGGGCAGCCGCGTCATGTTCGAGGACATGCTGCGCGCGATGAGCCGGGAGAAGACGAAGCCGGTCATCGATCGCGTCTTCCCCTTCGCCCAGGCGCGCGAGGCGCTGCGCTACATGGAGTCCGGAGGCCACTTCGGGAAGATCGTCATCTCCGTGTGA
- a CDS encoding SH3 domain-containing protein, producing MLTALLAVLLLQAPESPPELKAEHCGGSGWCTLGPIPLMPERASATGDTLVANGKGSGILSLWWNGAWRDTLDTGLGAMRRLRLVESRRGQVQLFACDAERCLQAEVKAGRMGALSRVPEESVPPEPVAEQPVTDKSGALQVFSPRPGVRFFFEDGTFGVEVKGQRQKHPAVSKARFTGKFQEVFGGGRGEPLWLTVGGHVLRLTTTEAQPLGVIDQPAFPRVQPCLRVSMRGDPHRPFALCHGFDVETLSRFDGERWQVLSSPFMNGRTQPLVAVGEGCAPCIVLPDAFRWRTKAGRWRTLRPPAPPPEARSLHRFLRAGIDASGRPHFTSQLGEYRHTGQTWRRVGEGLPEDDSPPPEHPPCNATGCLKKEGNTLSWRPMGSDTWRPLSPPPALLGPHPDGGEAECLGALADGEFAFVFGALLVRGTPARGWRTERLPASVWDCGFEEGPETLYLYSQSGSYFFTQEKDSAPRVVPEGTWARVTGVTADDVLRVREVPDWRALEVGALSSAACVREVRRRTVPSKEVWAEVDTADGQRGWVNQRYLSAADGTCAPPASGGD from the coding sequence ATGCTCACCGCGCTCCTCGCCGTGCTCCTGCTCCAGGCGCCCGAGTCCCCACCCGAGTTGAAAGCGGAGCACTGCGGCGGCTCGGGCTGGTGCACGCTCGGCCCCATCCCGCTCATGCCAGAACGGGCGAGCGCCACCGGAGACACCCTCGTCGCCAACGGTAAGGGGTCCGGCATCCTGAGCCTCTGGTGGAATGGCGCCTGGCGGGACACGCTGGACACCGGGCTCGGGGCAATGCGGCGGCTGCGCCTCGTGGAGTCACGGCGGGGCCAGGTCCAGCTCTTCGCCTGTGACGCCGAGCGGTGCCTCCAGGCGGAGGTGAAGGCGGGCCGCATGGGCGCGCTGTCCCGCGTGCCCGAGGAGTCGGTGCCCCCGGAGCCCGTGGCCGAGCAGCCCGTGACCGACAAGAGCGGCGCGCTCCAGGTGTTCTCGCCCCGGCCCGGCGTGCGCTTCTTCTTCGAGGACGGCACCTTCGGCGTCGAGGTGAAGGGCCAGCGCCAGAAGCATCCCGCCGTGAGCAAGGCGCGCTTCACGGGGAAGTTCCAGGAAGTGTTCGGCGGAGGGCGGGGAGAGCCGCTGTGGCTCACCGTCGGCGGCCATGTCCTGCGGCTCACGACCACGGAGGCGCAACCCCTGGGAGTGATTGACCAGCCCGCCTTTCCTCGGGTGCAGCCCTGCCTCCGGGTCAGCATGCGGGGCGATCCCCACCGTCCCTTCGCGCTCTGCCACGGCTTCGATGTGGAGACCCTGTCCCGCTTCGATGGGGAGCGCTGGCAGGTCCTCTCGTCCCCCTTCATGAATGGCCGGACGCAGCCGCTCGTGGCGGTGGGCGAGGGCTGTGCCCCCTGCATCGTGCTTCCCGATGCATTCCGCTGGCGGACGAAAGCGGGACGGTGGCGTACGCTCCGGCCGCCGGCTCCACCTCCCGAGGCGCGGAGCCTTCATCGCTTCCTCCGCGCGGGCATCGACGCCTCGGGCAGACCACACTTCACGAGCCAGCTTGGTGAGTACCGCCATACGGGCCAGACCTGGCGCCGGGTGGGCGAGGGTCTCCCGGAAGACGACTCCCCTCCGCCGGAACACCCGCCGTGCAACGCCACGGGTTGCCTGAAGAAGGAGGGGAACACGTTGAGTTGGCGTCCCATGGGAAGCGACACTTGGCGGCCCCTGAGCCCGCCGCCGGCCTTGCTCGGCCCGCATCCCGATGGAGGGGAGGCGGAGTGCCTGGGGGCGCTGGCGGACGGGGAGTTCGCGTTCGTCTTTGGCGCGTTGCTGGTTCGCGGCACCCCCGCGCGGGGCTGGAGGACGGAGCGGCTGCCCGCCTCGGTGTGGGACTGTGGCTTCGAGGAAGGGCCCGAGACGCTCTACCTGTACAGCCAATCAGGAAGCTACTTCTTCACCCAGGAGAAGGACTCGGCGCCTCGGGTCGTGCCCGAGGGAACGTGGGCGCGGGTCACGGGGGTGACGGCGGACGACGTGCTCCGGGTGCGCGAGGTGCCGGACTGGCGTGCCCTGGAGGTGGGCGCGCTGTCCTCGGCCGCGTGTG
- a CDS encoding trypsin-like peptidase domain-containing protein — MRGVLFPLMMMASACHALGATPPAPPPAAPPAATAAAPVIPSVTVPSPGSLAPLVEAVKGAVVNVEVLARAPVAATRGMLRLPPGWAEQFGLPDSPQGGARGPVQQGQGSGFIVDAKGLVLTNNHVVENAERVRVKLDDGRAFDAQVLGRDPLTDVAVLQLQNAPRDLPHVALGDSDAVRVGDFVLAIGNPFGLASSVSSGILSARARDIHAGPYDDFLQTDAAINPGNSGGPLFNLKGEVIGMNTAIVREATGIGFAVPSNLIHSLLPRLEKDGVVRRGWLGLAAQDLTPDLARALGLEVDKGAIIADVNDGGPGARAGLQDNDVITRVEDTPIVSAGSLTRAVGLLRPDSRVSVHVLRDGKPLALQVTLGTRPAQRGEPEVPSREEENAPAKGRLGMRLADDPQGQGVRVVRVDPGSPAEQAELPPGSLLRQVGDQKVANTQEAAEALRSARPGSMLLLRIQPPGSDVTLLRALPVPS, encoded by the coding sequence ATGCGCGGCGTCCTGTTTCCCCTCATGATGATGGCGTCCGCCTGCCATGCCCTCGGCGCGACGCCGCCCGCGCCCCCTCCGGCCGCGCCTCCCGCCGCCACCGCCGCGGCCCCCGTCATCCCCTCCGTCACCGTGCCGTCGCCCGGTTCGCTCGCCCCGCTCGTCGAGGCGGTGAAGGGCGCCGTCGTCAACGTCGAGGTGCTGGCGCGCGCGCCCGTCGCCGCCACCCGGGGGATGCTCCGCCTGCCTCCGGGCTGGGCCGAGCAGTTCGGCCTCCCGGACTCGCCCCAGGGCGGGGCGCGAGGCCCCGTGCAGCAGGGCCAGGGCTCGGGCTTCATCGTCGACGCCAAGGGGCTGGTGCTCACCAACAACCACGTGGTGGAGAACGCCGAGCGGGTGCGCGTGAAGCTCGACGACGGGCGCGCGTTCGACGCCCAGGTGCTCGGGAGGGATCCGCTCACCGACGTGGCGGTGCTCCAGCTCCAGAACGCGCCCAGGGATCTACCCCACGTGGCGCTGGGCGACTCGGACGCGGTGCGCGTGGGCGACTTCGTGCTCGCCATCGGCAACCCCTTCGGCCTCGCCTCCAGCGTGAGCTCGGGCATCCTCTCGGCCCGCGCCCGCGACATCCACGCCGGGCCCTATGACGACTTCCTCCAGACGGACGCCGCCATCAACCCGGGCAACTCGGGCGGCCCGCTCTTCAACCTCAAGGGCGAGGTCATCGGCATGAACACCGCCATCGTCCGCGAGGCCACGGGCATTGGCTTCGCCGTGCCCAGCAACCTCATCCACTCGCTGCTGCCCCGGTTGGAGAAGGACGGCGTGGTGCGCCGGGGCTGGTTGGGCCTGGCCGCGCAGGATCTCACGCCGGACCTGGCCAGGGCGCTGGGACTCGAGGTGGACAAGGGCGCCATCATCGCCGATGTCAACGACGGCGGCCCCGGGGCCCGCGCGGGGCTCCAGGACAACGACGTCATCACCCGGGTGGAGGACACGCCCATCGTCTCGGCGGGCAGCCTCACCCGCGCCGTGGGCCTGCTGCGTCCGGACAGCCGCGTCTCCGTGCACGTGTTGCGCGACGGCAAGCCGCTGGCGTTGCAGGTGACGCTCGGCACGCGGCCCGCCCAGCGGGGCGAGCCCGAGGTGCCCTCGCGCGAGGAGGAGAACGCCCCCGCCAAGGGGCGGCTGGGCATGCGGCTGGCGGATGATCCCCAGGGCCAGGGCGTGCGCGTGGTGCGGGTGGATCCGGGCAGCCCGGCGGAGCAGGCGGAGCTGCCACCGGGCTCGCTGCTGCGGCAGGTGGGCGATCAGAAGGTGGCCAACACCCAGGAGGCCGCCGAGGCGCTGCGCTCGGCCAGACCCGGCAGCATGTTGCTCTTGCGCATCCAGCCGCCCGGCTCGGACGTCACCCTGCTGCGCGCCCTGCCCGTGCCGTCCTGA